Proteins encoded together in one Streptomyces sp. NBC_01216 window:
- a CDS encoding DUF6893 family small protein has protein sequence MKKSVIGGAAAAVALVVALQLLPDVRRYLRMRRM, from the coding sequence ATGAAGAAGTCGGTCATCGGCGGCGCCGCCGCCGCCGTCGCGCTCGTGGTGGCCCTGCAGCTCCTGCCCGATGTGAGGCGCTACCTGCGCATGCGGCGGATGTGA
- a CDS encoding hydrogenase maturation protease codes for MSSRTLVAGIGNVFLGDDGFGVETVRALSAHPLPAGVEVTDFGVRGVHLAYQLLDGYDTLVLVDATARGGAPGTLYLIDADAREGEGGEAREGTGDPAGDAEPGGTAGGVPGGAVLDGHHMSPDAVLALLGTLCAGTGATPPRRTFVVGCEPARVEEGIGLSGPVTEAVPRAVTMLRDLLRDETGGADQRPLHELRRS; via the coding sequence GTGAGCAGCAGGACCCTGGTCGCCGGCATCGGCAACGTCTTCCTCGGGGACGACGGATTCGGCGTGGAGACCGTGCGCGCCCTGTCCGCGCACCCCCTGCCCGCCGGCGTCGAGGTCACCGACTTCGGCGTCCGGGGAGTCCACCTCGCGTACCAGCTGCTCGACGGCTACGACACCCTCGTCCTCGTCGACGCCACCGCGCGCGGCGGCGCCCCGGGCACGCTCTACCTCATCGACGCCGACGCCCGCGAAGGCGAAGGCGGCGAAGCCCGGGAGGGCACCGGTGACCCGGCCGGCGACGCCGAGCCCGGCGGGACCGCGGGAGGCGTACCGGGGGGAGCCGTGCTCGACGGCCACCACATGTCGCCCGACGCCGTCCTCGCCCTGCTGGGCACCCTGTGCGCCGGGACCGGCGCCACCCCGCCCCGGCGGACCTTCGTCGTCGGCTGTGAACCCGCCCGCGTCGAGGAGGGCATCGGCCTGAGCGGCCCGGTGACCGAGGCGGTGCCGCGAGCCGTGACCATGCTCCGCGACCTGCTCCGGGACGAAACGGGGGGCGCGGACCAGCGCCCCCTCCACGAACTGAGGAGATCCTGA
- a CDS encoding DUF6084 family protein — MTELTFSCTGVRADPYAAGPTLVFRLRITASDDTRVHALALRCQIRAEPALRSYGTGEAEALADLFGERARWGTTLKPVQIAQVPVMVPGFSGETETDLSVPCTYDMDIAATRYFDALEDGEAPLLLLFSGTAFTGDGGFRVEPVPWDREAPFRMPVTVWREMVEQHFPGTAWLRLPRDTMTELLAFRSRHALASWESTVRALLDRAADGASAPPPFRLGTARPRVTERTAP, encoded by the coding sequence ATGACCGAGCTGACCTTCAGCTGTACCGGGGTGCGCGCCGACCCGTACGCCGCGGGCCCCACCCTCGTCTTCCGGCTGCGGATCACGGCCTCCGACGACACCCGGGTGCACGCCCTGGCGCTGCGCTGCCAGATCCGCGCCGAACCGGCCCTGCGGTCCTACGGCACCGGTGAGGCGGAGGCCCTGGCCGACCTGTTCGGCGAACGAGCCCGCTGGGGCACCACCCTGAAGCCCGTCCAGATCGCACAGGTGCCGGTCATGGTGCCCGGTTTCAGCGGCGAGACCGAGACCGACCTGTCCGTGCCCTGCACCTACGACATGGACATCGCGGCCACCCGGTACTTCGACGCCCTCGAGGACGGCGAGGCGCCCCTGCTGCTGCTGTTCTCGGGCACCGCCTTCACCGGCGACGGAGGGTTCCGTGTCGAGCCCGTGCCCTGGGACCGCGAAGCTCCCTTCCGGATGCCGGTCACCGTCTGGCGGGAGATGGTGGAGCAGCACTTCCCCGGCACCGCCTGGCTCAGACTGCCCCGGGACACGATGACCGAACTGCTCGCCTTCCGCTCCCGCCACGCGCTCGCCTCCTGGGAGTCGACGGTGCGGGCGCTGCTCGACCGGGCCGCCGACGGCGCGTCCGCACCGCCCCCGTTCCGGCTGGGCACCGCACGGCCCCGCGTCACCGAGAGGACGGCGCCATGA
- a CDS encoding DUF5947 family protein, producing the protein MTGPSVRAAGPSGLRRFAGPRTPRPETCELCGLAVPPDGHRHLVETEQRSLVCACTACALLFDRPGTRTGRYRAVPDRYLADPAHGIDDAAWELLQIPVSVAFLFRNAALGRLVALYPSPAGATESELDPETWQRVLGPGRLAGLLEPDVEALLLHRDADGRTTCHLVPIDICYELVGRMRLLWQGFDGGAEARSALRAFFDRVEGRAKTPAEARPS; encoded by the coding sequence GTGACCGGCCCCTCCGTCCGGGCGGCCGGCCCGAGCGGGCTGCGGCGGTTCGCGGGCCCCCGGACGCCCCGGCCCGAGACCTGCGAACTCTGCGGCCTGGCCGTCCCGCCGGACGGCCACCGCCACCTGGTGGAGACCGAACAGCGGTCGCTGGTCTGCGCGTGTACCGCCTGCGCGCTGCTCTTCGACCGCCCCGGCACCCGGACCGGCCGCTACCGTGCCGTCCCCGACCGCTATCTCGCCGACCCCGCGCACGGCATCGACGACGCCGCCTGGGAACTCCTCCAGATCCCCGTCTCCGTCGCCTTCCTTTTCCGCAACGCCGCCCTCGGCCGGCTCGTCGCGCTCTACCCGAGCCCGGCGGGCGCCACCGAGAGCGAACTCGACCCGGAGACCTGGCAGAGGGTCCTCGGGCCGGGACGGCTCGCCGGCCTGCTGGAGCCCGACGTCGAGGCCCTGTTGCTCCACCGGGACGCGGACGGCCGCACCACCTGCCACCTCGTTCCCATCGACATCTGCTACGAACTCGTAGGGCGCATGCGGCTGCTCTGGCAGGGCTTCGACGGCGGCGCCGAAGCCCGCTCCGCGCTCCGCGCGTTCTTCGACCGGGTCGAGGGCCGGGCCAAGACCCCCGCGGAGGCGAGACCCTCATGA
- a CDS encoding nickel-dependent hydrogenase large subunit — protein MTPKTKTAGDGSGLVEMAWDPITRIVGSLGIHTKIDFKQKRVAECYSTSSVFRGYSVFMRGKDPRDAHFITSRICGICGDNHATCSVYAQNMAYGVKPPHLGEWIINLGESAEYMFDHNIFQENLVGVDYCEKMVRETNPGVLELAERTEAPHAGEHGYRTIADIMRSLNPIEGEFYREALQVSRYTREMFCLMEGRHVHPSTLYPGGVGTVASVQLFTDYMSRLMRYVEFMKRVVPLHDDLFDFFYEALPGYEEVGRRRVLLGCWGALNDPEHCDFTYANMTDWGRKMFVTPGVVVDGKLVTNDLTEINLGIRILLGSSYYDDWAGQEQFVTHDPLGNPVDPRHPWNQHTLPAPQKRNFDDKYSWVMSPRWFDGKDHLALDTGGGPIARLWSTALSGLVDVGYVKATGHSVVINLPRTMTKPETRFEWKIPKWSNALERNRARTYFQAYAAAIALHCAEKGLAEVRAGRTQTWEKFDVPDESIGVGFTEAVRGVLSHHMVIRDGKIANYHPYPPTPWNASTRDTFGTPGPYEDAVQNTPIFEENPPENFKGIDIMRAVRSFDPCLPCGVHMYVGGGKTVKTMHVPTGLSGLGG, from the coding sequence ATGACACCGAAGACGAAGACAGCCGGCGACGGCAGCGGCCTGGTGGAGATGGCCTGGGATCCGATCACCCGGATCGTGGGCAGCCTCGGCATCCACACGAAGATCGACTTCAAGCAGAAGCGAGTCGCCGAGTGCTACAGCACCTCGTCGGTCTTCCGCGGATACAGCGTCTTCATGCGCGGCAAGGACCCCCGTGACGCGCACTTCATCACCAGCCGCATCTGCGGGATCTGCGGCGACAACCACGCCACCTGCTCCGTGTACGCGCAGAACATGGCGTACGGGGTGAAGCCCCCGCATCTCGGCGAGTGGATCATCAACCTCGGCGAGTCCGCGGAGTACATGTTCGACCACAACATCTTCCAGGAGAACCTGGTCGGGGTCGACTACTGCGAGAAGATGGTCCGCGAGACCAACCCGGGCGTCCTGGAGCTCGCCGAACGGACCGAGGCACCGCACGCCGGCGAGCACGGCTACCGCACCATCGCCGACATCATGCGCTCCCTCAACCCCATCGAGGGCGAGTTCTACCGCGAGGCGCTCCAGGTCAGCCGCTACACCCGGGAGATGTTCTGCCTGATGGAGGGCCGCCATGTGCACCCCTCCACGCTCTACCCGGGCGGTGTCGGCACCGTCGCCTCCGTCCAGCTCTTCACGGACTACATGAGCCGCCTGATGCGGTACGTCGAGTTCATGAAGCGCGTCGTCCCGCTCCACGACGACCTCTTCGACTTCTTCTACGAAGCCCTGCCCGGCTACGAGGAGGTGGGCAGGCGCCGCGTGCTGCTCGGCTGCTGGGGCGCGCTCAACGACCCCGAGCACTGCGACTTCACCTACGCCAACATGACCGACTGGGGACGGAAGATGTTCGTCACCCCGGGCGTCGTCGTCGACGGCAAGCTGGTGACCAACGACCTCACCGAGATCAACCTCGGCATCCGCATCCTCCTCGGCAGCTCGTACTACGACGACTGGGCGGGCCAGGAGCAGTTCGTCACGCACGACCCGCTCGGCAACCCCGTCGACCCCCGTCATCCGTGGAACCAGCACACGCTGCCGGCTCCGCAGAAGCGGAACTTCGACGACAAGTACAGCTGGGTGATGTCGCCGCGGTGGTTCGACGGCAAGGACCACCTCGCGCTCGACACCGGAGGCGGCCCCATCGCCCGCCTCTGGTCGACGGCGCTGTCGGGACTCGTCGACGTCGGCTACGTGAAGGCGACCGGGCACAGCGTCGTCATCAACCTGCCCCGCACCATGACCAAGCCCGAGACCCGCTTCGAGTGGAAGATCCCGAAGTGGAGCAACGCCCTGGAGCGCAACCGCGCCCGCACCTACTTCCAGGCGTACGCCGCCGCCATCGCCCTGCACTGCGCCGAGAAGGGCCTCGCCGAGGTCCGCGCCGGACGCACCCAGACCTGGGAGAAGTTCGACGTGCCGGACGAGTCGATCGGGGTCGGCTTCACCGAGGCGGTACGCGGTGTGCTGTCGCACCACATGGTCATCCGCGACGGCAAGATCGCCAACTACCACCCGTACCCGCCGACCCCGTGGAACGCCAGCACGCGCGACACCTTCGGCACCCCGGGCCCCTACGAGGACGCCGTGCAGAACACCCCGATCTTCGAGGAGAACCCCCCGGAGAACTTCAAGGGCATCGACATCATGCGGGCCGTGCGCAGCTTCGACCCCTGCCTGCCGTGCGGCGTCCACATGTATGTGGGCGGCGGCAAGACCGTGAAGACGATGCACGTGCCCACCGGACTGAGCGGACTGGGCGGATGA
- a CDS encoding hydrogenase expression protein HypE, whose translation MTATTPETAAEDPTIHILWINAGLSCDGDSVSLTAAMQPSIEEIVTGTLPGLPKIAVHWPLIDFECGPVGGADTFIEWFFKGERGEIDPFVLVVEGSIPNEKIKPEGYWCGFGDDPETGQPITTSEWIDRLAPKALAVVAIGTCATYGGIHAMEGNPTGAMGVPDYLGWDWTSQAGIPIVCVPGCPIQPDNFSETLTYLLYQAAGSAPMIPLDDKLRPSWLFGATVHEGCDRAGYYEQGQFAKTYDSPTCLVKLGCWGPVVKCNVPKRGWMNGIGGCPNVGGICIACTMPGFPDKFMPFMDEPPGAKLSSKASGAYGSVVRRLRSVTTHTVDQEPKWRHGGKKLTTGYRPPW comes from the coding sequence ATGACCGCAACAACGCCGGAGACGGCGGCCGAGGACCCCACGATCCACATCCTCTGGATCAACGCGGGGCTGAGCTGCGACGGTGACTCCGTCTCCCTGACCGCGGCGATGCAGCCCAGCATCGAGGAGATCGTCACGGGTACCCTGCCCGGGCTCCCCAAGATCGCTGTGCACTGGCCGCTGATCGACTTCGAATGCGGCCCCGTCGGTGGGGCGGACACCTTCATCGAGTGGTTCTTCAAGGGGGAGCGCGGCGAGATCGACCCCTTCGTCCTCGTCGTCGAGGGGTCCATCCCCAACGAGAAGATCAAGCCCGAGGGCTACTGGTGCGGATTCGGCGACGACCCCGAGACGGGCCAGCCCATCACCACCAGCGAATGGATCGACCGGCTGGCACCCAAGGCGCTCGCCGTCGTCGCCATCGGCACCTGCGCGACCTACGGCGGCATCCACGCCATGGAGGGCAACCCGACCGGTGCCATGGGCGTGCCCGACTACCTGGGCTGGGACTGGACCTCCCAGGCCGGCATCCCGATCGTCTGCGTGCCCGGCTGCCCCATCCAGCCCGACAACTTCTCGGAGACCCTCACCTACCTCCTGTACCAGGCGGCGGGCTCGGCCCCGATGATCCCGCTGGACGACAAGCTCCGTCCGTCCTGGCTGTTCGGCGCGACCGTCCACGAGGGCTGCGACCGGGCCGGCTACTACGAGCAGGGCCAGTTCGCGAAGACGTACGACTCGCCCACCTGCCTGGTCAAGCTCGGATGCTGGGGCCCGGTAGTCAAGTGCAACGTGCCCAAACGCGGCTGGATGAACGGCATCGGCGGCTGTCCCAACGTCGGCGGCATCTGCATCGCCTGCACGATGCCCGGCTTCCCCGACAAGTTCATGCCGTTCATGGACGAACCCCCCGGCGCCAAGCTGTCCAGCAAGGCCAGTGGCGCGTACGGCTCCGTGGTCCGGCGTCTCCGGTCGGTCACCACGCACACCGTCGACCAGGAACCCAAGTGGCGGCACGGCGGCAAGAAGCTGACGACCGGCTACCGGCCGCCCTGGTGA
- a CDS encoding hydrogenase maturation protein → MRILLVASSFNSLTQRAHAELRDHGHAVTVELALPHVDLTAAVRRHAPDLILAPMLRTAVPEEVWSAHTCLIVHPGPVGDRGPSSLDRAVQENVTRWGVTVLQAVAEMDAGDVWASVECPLPPVGKSDLYRGEIADAAMRAVHLAVRRFASGTFTPGPQTSHRTRPVLRQEDRRVDWATDSTERVLRLLRAADSRPGVRDELLGGVWFLHGGHAEHGLRGRPGELLATRDGAVCRATVDGAVWIPELRARRTPGGPGEVKLPATAALADQLPALPERPAPLTAAPFPAATAPWADIGYREEGDVGFLTFSFPGGAMSTAHCRRLLAAYRTALSRPTSVLVLGGARDFFSNGIHLGVIEAAADPAAESWANINAIDDLVEAVLTTTDRLVVSALGGNAAAGGVMLALAADEVWCREGVVLNPHYRLMGLYGSEYWTYTLPRRTGAETAARLTTDALPVSSAAALSSGLVDRTLPCGPGAFADETARLAAHLAALPSLASRVARKKGRRERDEAERPLAAYREAELVRMRRIFDDPRAPYHALRRAFVRKEPATGTPSYLTCGVPPASPASRPRNVTGLAVQDEALRAAGC, encoded by the coding sequence GTGCGTATCCTGCTCGTCGCGAGTTCGTTCAACAGCCTGACCCAGCGCGCCCACGCCGAACTGCGCGACCACGGACACGCGGTCACGGTCGAACTCGCCCTGCCGCACGTCGACCTGACCGCAGCGGTACGACGGCACGCACCGGACCTGATCCTCGCCCCGATGCTGCGAACGGCCGTCCCCGAGGAGGTGTGGTCCGCCCACACCTGCCTGATCGTCCATCCCGGACCCGTCGGCGACCGCGGGCCCTCCTCCCTCGACCGGGCCGTCCAGGAGAACGTGACCCGATGGGGCGTCACCGTGCTTCAGGCCGTGGCGGAGATGGACGCCGGCGACGTCTGGGCGAGCGTCGAGTGCCCCCTGCCCCCGGTCGGCAAGAGCGACCTCTACCGCGGGGAGATCGCCGACGCGGCGATGCGGGCCGTGCACCTCGCCGTACGCCGCTTCGCCTCCGGCACGTTCACCCCCGGGCCGCAGACCAGCCACCGCACCCGGCCCGTTCTGCGCCAGGAGGACCGGCGCGTCGACTGGGCGACGGACTCCACCGAGCGCGTGCTTCGGCTGTTGCGGGCCGCCGACTCGCGGCCGGGCGTGCGGGACGAACTCCTCGGCGGGGTGTGGTTCCTGCACGGCGGTCACGCCGAGCACGGACTGCGCGGTCGGCCCGGGGAACTCCTCGCGACCAGGGACGGAGCGGTCTGCCGGGCCACCGTCGACGGAGCCGTCTGGATTCCCGAACTGCGGGCCCGCCGTACCCCGGGCGGGCCCGGCGAGGTCAAGCTGCCCGCGACGGCGGCCCTCGCCGACCAGCTCCCCGCACTGCCCGAGCGGCCCGCCCCCCTCACCGCGGCGCCGTTCCCCGCGGCGACGGCGCCCTGGGCCGACATCGGCTACCGCGAGGAGGGCGACGTCGGCTTCCTGACGTTCTCCTTCCCGGGTGGCGCGATGAGCACGGCGCACTGCCGGCGTCTCCTGGCGGCGTACCGGACCGCGCTGTCGCGTCCCACCTCGGTCCTCGTCCTCGGCGGTGCCCGCGACTTCTTCTCCAACGGCATCCACCTGGGTGTCATCGAGGCCGCCGCGGACCCGGCCGCCGAGTCCTGGGCCAACATCAACGCCATCGACGACCTCGTCGAGGCCGTCCTCACGACCACCGACCGTCTCGTCGTCTCCGCGCTCGGCGGGAACGCGGCGGCGGGCGGCGTCATGCTGGCCCTCGCCGCCGACGAGGTCTGGTGCCGCGAAGGCGTCGTGCTGAACCCCCACTACCGTCTGATGGGGCTGTACGGCTCGGAGTACTGGACCTACACCCTGCCCCGCCGGACCGGAGCCGAGACCGCGGCCCGCCTCACCACCGACGCCCTGCCGGTGAGCTCCGCCGCCGCGCTGTCGTCCGGCCTCGTCGACCGCACGCTCCCCTGCGGTCCCGGAGCCTTCGCCGACGAGACGGCCCGGCTCGCCGCGCACCTGGCCGCGCTGCCGTCCCTCGCGTCCCGGGTCGCCCGGAAGAAGGGCCGCCGCGAACGCGACGAGGCCGAACGCCCGCTGGCGGCCTACCGGGAAGCCGAGCTGGTCCGGATGCGGCGGATCTTCGACGACCCGCGGGCCCCCTACCACGCGCTGCGCCGCGCGTTCGTCCGCAAGGAGCCCGCCACCGGCACCCCGTCCTACCTCACCTGTGGTGTACCGCCCGCTTCGCCGGCGTCCCGCCCGCGGAACGTCACTGGACTGGCGGTACAAGACGAGGCCCTCCGGGCGGCGGGCTGCTAG
- a CDS encoding PP2C family protein-serine/threonine phosphatase, whose translation MTREMDYRALFAATPSPYLVLAPDLVIVDVNEAYLRATSRSRAELLGQHLFEAFPDNPADPDADGVRNLGASLERVLATGRADTMAVQKYDIPLVERPGVFEERWWSPVNTPVLDADGRVAWIIHRVEDVTAFLRSRRLGGSDRDRTEREQGMEAELYARARELQRLNEELRAAHAREREVAVTLQEAMLRSPDLAHHQDIAVRYLPAIGSLNVCGDWYDAADLPDGRCTLAVGDVVGHGLEAATVMGMLRSALSAAGRAVAGPAQALEILGVYARSVEGALAATAVSVLVDWRSRLIVYSSAGHPPPVLLHADGSSELLDQATDPPLGARPDHVPRPQAGISYRGGDTLILYTDGLIERRGEDIDAGLGRLTQALAELGALGPERLADALLDRLGVAGGVRDDIALVVVRLTA comes from the coding sequence GTGACGCGGGAGATGGACTACAGGGCGCTGTTCGCCGCGACGCCCAGCCCGTACCTGGTGCTGGCGCCCGATCTGGTGATCGTCGACGTCAACGAAGCCTATCTGCGGGCGACCAGCCGCAGCCGGGCGGAACTCCTCGGGCAGCACCTGTTCGAGGCATTCCCCGACAACCCGGCCGACCCCGACGCGGACGGGGTCCGCAACCTCGGCGCCTCCCTGGAACGTGTGCTCGCCACGGGCCGGGCCGATACGATGGCCGTCCAGAAATACGACATCCCCCTGGTGGAACGGCCCGGAGTCTTCGAGGAGCGCTGGTGGTCACCGGTGAACACGCCCGTCCTCGACGCGGACGGGCGGGTGGCCTGGATCATCCACCGCGTCGAGGACGTCACGGCCTTCCTCCGCTCCCGACGGTTGGGCGGCTCCGACCGGGACCGGACCGAGCGTGAGCAGGGCATGGAAGCCGAGCTGTACGCGCGGGCCCGCGAACTCCAGCGACTGAACGAGGAACTGCGCGCCGCGCACGCCCGGGAGCGGGAGGTCGCCGTCACCCTCCAGGAAGCGATGCTGCGCTCACCCGACCTGGCCCATCACCAGGACATCGCCGTGCGGTACCTGCCCGCGATCGGCTCGCTGAACGTGTGCGGCGACTGGTACGACGCCGCCGACCTCCCCGACGGCCGTTGCACCCTCGCGGTGGGCGACGTCGTCGGACACGGACTGGAGGCCGCCACCGTCATGGGCATGCTCCGCAGCGCCCTGTCGGCGGCCGGCCGGGCGGTCGCGGGCCCCGCGCAGGCCCTGGAGATCCTGGGCGTGTACGCCCGCTCCGTCGAGGGAGCCCTCGCGGCCACCGCGGTGAGCGTCCTCGTCGACTGGCGGTCGCGGCTGATCGTCTACTCCAGCGCCGGTCATCCGCCGCCCGTGCTGCTGCACGCCGACGGCTCCTCCGAACTGCTGGACCAGGCCACCGACCCGCCCCTCGGAGCCCGTCCCGACCACGTGCCGCGTCCGCAGGCGGGCATCTCCTACCGCGGCGGCGACACGCTGATCCTCTACACCGACGGCCTGATCGAGCGCCGCGGCGAGGACATCGACGCCGGCCTCGGGCGTCTCACCCAGGCTCTGGCGGAACTGGGCGCGCTCGGCCCCGAACGCCTGGCGGACGCCCTGCTGGACCGGCTCGGCGTCGCCGGAGGCGTCCGCGACGACATCGCGCTCGTCGTGGTACGTCTGACCGCGTGA
- a CDS encoding VOC family protein: MTTREFPEGTELTHILVVGDVDRSRDFYRDVVGAEVVREYGGTSAVLRLSGTWLLLVTGGGPSDDKPTVTFTAPGDPDAVSHAMTFRVADCRAAYQTLVARGAEFLTPPVDHGVEVRCFLRDPDGHLLELSQAG, from the coding sequence ATGACGACCAGGGAATTCCCCGAAGGTACCGAGCTGACCCACATCCTGGTGGTGGGGGACGTCGACCGGTCCCGCGACTTCTACCGTGACGTCGTCGGTGCCGAGGTCGTGCGCGAGTACGGCGGCACCAGCGCCGTCCTGCGTCTGAGCGGCACCTGGCTGCTGCTGGTCACCGGAGGAGGGCCCAGCGACGACAAGCCGACGGTCACCTTCACGGCCCCGGGCGACCCGGACGCGGTCAGCCACGCCATGACCTTCAGGGTGGCCGACTGCCGCGCCGCGTACCAGACGCTCGTGGCGAGGGGCGCGGAGTTCCTCACCCCGCCGGTGGACCACGGCGTCGAGGTGCGCTGCTTCCTCCGGGACCCCGACGGCCACCTGCTGGAACTGAGCCAGGCGGGCTGA
- a CDS encoding NADPH-dependent FMN reductase yields MSESSPGAPGTPVETPLRVFVLSGSSRAGSVNARLAALVAGLVVDAGATADSAGLRDFGMPPYDGDAEAEHGPPPGAVALRDRVAEAQALIIATPEYNASVPGVVKNAVDWVSRFRPQPFKDKQALLVSASPSMVGGNRGLWALRVPLEHLGARVYPDMFSLARAHEAFTEEGALADAGLQERLAATVGSFLGLAEADTRYLCLQRRWYEFLGDRSDAPVTARAQD; encoded by the coding sequence CTGTCGGAGAGCTCCCCGGGTGCGCCCGGGACCCCCGTCGAGACGCCGCTTCGCGTCTTCGTCCTGTCGGGGTCCTCCCGCGCCGGCTCCGTCAACGCGCGACTGGCCGCCCTGGTCGCCGGGCTCGTGGTCGACGCCGGTGCCACGGCCGATTCCGCGGGGCTCCGGGACTTCGGCATGCCGCCCTACGACGGTGACGCGGAGGCGGAGCACGGCCCGCCGCCGGGAGCCGTCGCGCTGCGCGACCGCGTCGCCGAGGCGCAGGCGCTGATCATCGCCACTCCCGAGTACAACGCCTCGGTCCCGGGCGTGGTCAAGAACGCGGTCGACTGGGTCTCGCGGTTCCGGCCGCAGCCCTTCAAGGACAAGCAGGCCCTACTGGTCTCCGCCTCCCCGTCGATGGTGGGCGGCAATCGCGGCCTGTGGGCGCTGCGCGTCCCGCTGGAGCACCTCGGCGCCCGCGTTTATCCCGACATGTTCAGCCTGGCGAGGGCACACGAGGCGTTCACCGAGGAAGGAGCGCTCGCCGACGCGGGGCTCCAGGAGAGGCTCGCGGCCACCGTGGGGTCTTTCCTCGGCCTCGCGGAGGCCGACACCCGGTATCTCTGCCTGCAGCGCCGCTGGTACGAGTTCCTGGGCGACCGCAGTGACGCGCCCGTGACCGCACGGGCCCAGGACTGA
- a CDS encoding Fur family transcriptional regulator has translation MSDLLERLRGRGWRMTSQRRVVAEVLDGDHVHLTADEVHARAAERLPEISRATVYNTLGELVSLGEVLEVTTHGRAKRYDPNARSPHQHLVCSGCGLIRDVHPTGDPLAGLAAAERYGFDVSEVEITYRGLCPSCL, from the coding sequence ATGAGCGACTTGCTGGAGCGGTTGCGCGGGCGCGGCTGGCGCATGACCTCGCAGCGGCGCGTCGTCGCCGAGGTCCTCGACGGTGACCACGTGCACCTCACGGCCGACGAGGTGCACGCCCGCGCGGCGGAACGGCTGCCCGAGATCTCGCGGGCGACCGTCTACAACACGCTCGGCGAGCTCGTCTCCCTCGGCGAGGTCCTGGAGGTCACCACCCATGGCCGGGCGAAGCGGTACGACCCCAACGCGCGCAGCCCTCACCAGCACCTGGTCTGCTCCGGCTGTGGCCTGATCCGCGACGTCCACCCCACCGGCGATCCACTGGCCGGTCTCGCGGCGGCCGAGCGGTACGGATTCGACGTCTCCGAGGTGGAGATCACCTATCGGGGCCTCTGCCCGTCCTGCCTCTGA